In Carya illinoinensis cultivar Pawnee chromosome 7, C.illinoinensisPawnee_v1, whole genome shotgun sequence, the following are encoded in one genomic region:
- the LOC122316264 gene encoding uncharacterized protein LOC122316264, with protein MHALWSCVSVQDVWSLCSRKLQKGVVRDYDFKELWSHMISALDSKEQAEFAAIVYQIWKRRNNFIFENKFWEPGKVVEAATQAVFYYSEANEKVVAVQDRPTLSVPSWSAPLVNVFKANWDPAIDKVKCKIGVGVVIRNWEASVVASLRSPKDFFLILI; from the coding sequence ATGCATGCACTTTGGTCATGTGTTTCAGTCCAAGATGTCTGGAGCTTGTGCTCACGGAAGCTGCAAAAAGGTGTGGTTAGAGATTATGATTTTAAGGAGCTTTGGAGCCATATGATTTCTGCACTGGATAGCAAGGAGCAAGCTGAATTTGCAGCCATAGTATACCAAATTTGGAAGAGAAGGAACAACTTcatttttgaaaacaaattctGGGAGCCAGGGAAGGTAGTCGAGGCTGCAACTCAGGCTGTTTTTTATTACAGTGAGGCTAATGAAAAAGTTGTTGCAGTTCAGGATCGACCAACTCTCAGTGTTCCTAGTTGGAGTGCACCACTGGTAAATGTTTTTAAAGCCAATTGGGATCCTGCAATTGATAAAGTTAAGTGCAAAATTGGTGTTGGTGTTGTGATCAGAAATTGGGAGGCCAGTGTGGTGGCGTCCTTAAGATCACCAAAAGACTTCTTTCTGATCCTCATTTAG